One window from the genome of Nitrospirae bacterium YQR-1 encodes:
- a CDS encoding ATP-binding protein, whose product MEDIGRLNEAFNTFTVASKSLELIYEKLKERVHYLTIELEEKNKQLEQALSDTEEAKDYLKGILESLSESIIVTDSNDLVTMFNRASVNLLRIAESDAVGKPIDSLDFTIETEGPDTFLNVDNNQYNVLVSRSEVTDSEGAVRGKVFLLQDITRLKELETQHERNKRLIAMGEMAAQIVHEIRSPLCSIELYASMLENELGLSPHATLARGISTGIRSLNNILTNMLFFAKPQKPLFHNIKISTVAEESLNMLLPLIEARGITLCREVEGPAAVVKGDLELLKQVLMNIIINAVHVTPENGTIKIIETVENNMAVIKVIDEGEGISHQNIERIFDPFFSTKERGTGLGLAIASKIMLVHQGAIKVKSEHGSGSSFEMNLPLSAVATVEKEQ is encoded by the coding sequence ATGGAAGACATCGGCAGACTTAATGAAGCATTCAACACCTTTACCGTTGCCTCTAAGAGCCTTGAGCTGATATATGAGAAGCTTAAGGAACGGGTACATTATCTTACGATAGAGTTAGAGGAAAAAAATAAGCAGTTGGAGCAGGCACTCAGTGATACAGAGGAGGCAAAGGACTATTTAAAGGGAATTCTGGAAAGCCTGAGTGAGTCAATAATAGTGACAGATTCAAATGATCTTGTAACTATGTTTAACAGAGCCTCAGTGAACCTTCTTCGGATAGCGGAGTCTGATGCGGTGGGGAAACCGATAGATAGCCTCGATTTTACCATTGAAACTGAGGGGCCGGATACATTCCTCAATGTGGATAATAATCAGTACAATGTGTTAGTTTCCCGTTCGGAGGTCACTGACTCTGAGGGGGCTGTAAGGGGAAAAGTCTTTCTACTTCAGGATATTACAAGACTTAAGGAGCTTGAAACCCAGCATGAGAGAAACAAACGGCTTATTGCCATGGGAGAGATGGCAGCCCAGATAGTGCATGAAATAAGAAGCCCGCTTTGCAGCATCGAACTTTATGCCAGTATGCTTGAAAACGAACTGGGCCTGAGTCCTCATGCAACCCTTGCACGGGGTATATCAACCGGCATCAGAAGCCTCAACAACATTCTTACCAATATGCTGTTTTTTGCAAAACCGCAGAAACCGTTATTTCATAATATTAAGATTTCAACAGTGGCGGAGGAGTCCCTGAATATGCTTTTACCTCTGATAGAGGCTCGTGGAATAACACTTTGCAGGGAAGTTGAGGGGCCCGCTGCTGTGGTTAAAGGAGACCTTGAGTTATTAAAGCAGGTGCTTATGAATATAATTATAAACGCAGTGCATGTAACCCCTGAAAACGGCACAATAAAAATAATTGAGACGGTTGAAAACAACATGGCGGTTATTAAAGTGATAGATGAGGGAGAGGGGATAAGCCATCAAAACATAGAGAGGATATTTGATCCGTTTTTTAGTACAAAAGAGCGCGGAACCGGGCTGGGGCTTGCCATAGCGTCAAAAATAATGCTTGTTCATCAGGGCGCCATAAAGGTTAAAAGTGAACATGGCAGCGGCAGCAGCTTTGAGATGAACCTGCCCCTTAGTGCTGTGGCCACGGTGGAAAAGGAGCAGTAA